From the Candidatus Cloacimonadota bacterium genome, the window AATCCTGTTAGATCACCGTCTGGTTGTTAAAAACAAGAATTATTAGAACAGTTTATAAAATGATTAAATTTGTCAGGAGTAGCTATGAAAGTTTTTAGTGTAGTGGGTTACACAAAATCAGGTAAAACTTCTACTGTAATTGAATTGGTAAAGGAGCTAAAATTACGAGGATATAAGGTTGCAACGATAAAAGATATACATTATGAAAAATTTACAATGGAGACTGAAAATTCGGATTCCTGGTTGCATTGGAAAGCAAGTAAAGGTGTAGTTTTTGCTCGTGGTTTGAATGAAACCTATCAAATCTGGCATCGTCAGCTTGCATTAGAAGAAATGCTTAAACATTTAAATGCTGATTATGTTATTGTTGAAGGAATGAAAACTTTTCCTTTACCAAAAATTGTGTGTGCAAAATCTAAGGGAGAACTTGATGAATTAGTTGATGGAACAGTATTTGCAATTTCTGGAATTTATGCTAACGATAACAAGTCTTATAAAAAATTCAAGGTATTCCATTCAAAAAAACAGGCAAAAGATTTGGCTGATATCGTTGAAGAAAAAGTTTTTGATGTTCTTCCTTATCCAGCGGAAGAATGTTGCAAAGCTTGTGGATTCACCTGCAAAGAGATGGTTGAAAAAATTCTAACTGGAGAAAAAACTCGTGCAGATTGTGTTCTTGACAGAAGTAAGCAATTAACCTTAAAAATTGATGGCAAAGAAATTAAGATTGTTCCTTTTGTTCAAAACACATTTAAAGATGTTATTCTTGGCTTTGTAAAAA encodes:
- the mobB gene encoding molybdopterin-guanine dinucleotide biosynthesis protein B — encoded protein: MKVFSVVGYTKSGKTSTVIELVKELKLRGYKVATIKDIHYEKFTMETENSDSWLHWKASKGVVFARGLNETYQIWHRQLALEEMLKHLNADYVIVEGMKTFPLPKIVCAKSKGELDELVDGTVFAISGIYANDNKSYKKFKVFHSKKQAKDLADIVEEKVFDVLPYPAEECCKACGFTCKEMVEKILTGEKTRADCVLDRSKQLTLKIDGKEIKIVPFVQNTFKDVILGFVKNLKGYKKGKIEIEIDE